A window of the Equus asinus isolate D_3611 breed Donkey chromosome 20, EquAss-T2T_v2, whole genome shotgun sequence genome harbors these coding sequences:
- the RPL27A gene encoding large ribosomal subunit protein uL15 — translation MPSRLRKTRKLRGHVSHGHGRIGKHRKHPGGRGNAGGMHHHRINFDKYHPGYFGKVGMRHYHLKRNQSFCPTVNLDKLWTLVSEQTRVNAAKNKTGAAPIIDVVRSGYYKVLGKGKLPKQPVIVKAKFFSRRAEEKIKGVGGACVLVA, via the exons ATG CCGTCCAGACTGAGGAAGACCCGGAAACTTCGGGGCCACGTGAGTCACGGCCACGGCCGCATCG GCAAGCACCGGAAGCACCCGGGAGGCCGGGGTAATGCTGGCGGCATGCATCACCACAGGATCAACTTTGACAAATA TCACCCAGGTTACTTTGGGAAAGTTGGTATGAGGCATTACCACTTAAAGAGGAATCAGAGCTTCTGCCCAACTGTCAACCTTGATAAACTGTGGACCTTGGTCAGTGAGCAGACACGGGTAAATGCTGCCAAAAACAAGACTGGAGCTGCTCCTATCATTGATGTGGTGCGATCG GGCTACTACAAAGTTTTGGGAAAGGGAAAGCTCCCAAAGCAGCCTGTCATCGTGAAGGCCAAATTCTTCAGTAGAAGAGCCGAGGAGAAGATTAAGGGTGTCGGGGGGGCCTGTGTCCTGGTAGCCTGA